taagtaacgtcctgccaaacccgtcccgccaacccgtaccgtaaaaaaaactatttattttattaatgttgatcttatttatgatatgtttatgaattattgtctaaatattttgtaattttgtagtaattaaatgctatcaaatatctctgcggtttgatgattataatcgaattgttatagtcatggagaaaaacaatatcaaaaatgataattttgtagtaattaaatgatattaaatattttggaagttttattttagtaactaatcgtctagttaatgtggagagatttagggaagattgttaaatattaaatatttaattcgaatatttttttttaattatcaaaaacaaacattaaaatccagtggcaaccattgtaaataagtcttaactacatgatttatttcacaaaatggctgcaaaaatgtatatatagatggtttaatttgtttttaaagataaacgACGAGCTTACAAATTCACTTCCTAAGATTCGATAAATCCGATATAAGTCATATCTTCTGTTAATTATAAAAGtattccaaaattttaatggGGCCATCTTAGCCGTCCAactcctttttctttaatcagCTTTTCCACTGGCGTACCTTTCCAGATGGTGATTACGTGTCTATACCAAtctttatgaaataaaaattagcaatttggttacaaattcaaaaatagcGATAGAAGTTTGATACAAAATTGACACTTCAATTTCCTTCCAATACCGCAGACAATATGATCCGTCCCTTTGAATACGATAGtccttttcaactttttaacaTAGtacttaatttttatttttgacatcACATAGTACTTAATTAAACTACTATATTTATCATGTAATTGAGTATCATTTGTGAATAAGATTtgactctctttcttttccgGAAAATAGGTccgatattttcttttatattcttGATTTAATGAAATGgcattttctaattttaaaattaattgaacagtttgaaaaaaattaacgGAAAATGTTATGCACTGCGTTCATCACTTTTTGGTGAAGAACTTACAAAAcattctgaaaattttgaaaatcctaTTAAgtttagataaaaatttataaagttttcgTAGTTTTCaataatagtaataaattCAACTTAATCAACAATTTTCAATAaggatgaagaaaaaatattaattataaaatgaaatttttaaaaatttgcaTTGAACATCCTTCTCATAAAACCagttaaaatttttttttagtaagcATCCTTTTCATACTTTCTAATAGACAGACCCTGAAGAGTTCTACACCAAGACGAAACTGCGGTGAGGATTTTATCTGACGGGGCAAATCAGACCGGCTGGTATGTGGACCCACTTTCAAATGGAATCATACGTGGCATACAGTCACGTGTCAGCGATCGGAAACAACTTGTCACCACGTCATTATTTCTGACTCTTATGGGTCCTACCCACCGGCCTATTACTTGTCGTCAACTGTCCACGTAGATTTTTAACATGGAAAAGATCAAAAACTgtaatttaataacaaaatcagTGACCTAAATAAAATGCTGggtaaaaaaatagaaatctcaaagccagaagaaaaaaataatttcaggATACTGGATACTCAAAATAAAGAaggataaatatatatagtttgttaTAATAATGCgtacaattataaaatatttatataaatgtaaaattatatatagaacatATAAAAGTTCTATCGTATACTTTTAACAAGCTTATAATTAAGTGGATATGAAAACGATTAATTCACGAGTGACTATGACTCACTAAAATGTCATTTTCATTCTAcccaaattcaaatttctgTAATTGGTTCCATATATTTCCCTTACATAGAAAATCAGATCACTAATAACTAATATTTACCTCTATGCCGACTTATGAATATATTGTGgtcaatttcatatatatgtttcactggatacaaacaaacatatattcatatataaagtATGTACTATTCGCTACTTTTGCGGTTTTACATTCCATGTGATATCTTATCTGGATCAGTAAATAATTTGCTTTGTACAATGTTAAGCAAACGCAAAAATCCAAATGCTAGAGTTTATAATAAGGATCCATTTATGATATATCGTGTTATTTTGTTAGTTGTTTACACTTTATATCACTCACATTCTATCTCAATTCATACAAAAAGACgtagatattaattaattcTAGCTTTAAAATGATCAATCTATATAGCAATCTAAGAACAGTTATCATCTGTGACACCAACATTCTTAATAACATTACCGACTATAAGTGAATAAATGATCACCTAATCTTCTATGAATGATAAAAAATTCCAACCACCACTTTCACCGAAATTGTTACTCGAGGGATCAACTTCTTTTTGTGACTAATTTGAGGCTAAAACTAGtaagaagaaataaacaaacaaactgtatttctatcaaaaaaacaaaaccaaaacattgtGACTCTTTAACACTGTTTTAATGTCTTGGTAGAATTCGCTGATGCTAACTAAGGTTTaaacgttttaaaaaaaaagaagtttaagttgttaaaacattaaatcGACCATGCACGATCCGagatttgatatgattttttagTGGGAAGAATTGATGAAAATGATTTGATATTGTTCATAAACATgttaatatgtttaatatcatgaaaaaatattgttcATAATTAAATGGCACAAAGATTTACCTATTGTTTTGAGTTCTATTTTAGCCAATTCAATCGGTGTTCCTatattttaaccaaaatacaaaaaaatcgtATTTATGTcattatattgttttcatgaaacatattttttcatatccAACCTCACTTATGATAATCAGTATCTAACACGACATCTAGAATTATGAGTTTCtatacatttttataattaaaatttcagattttttggTATAGTGAGAATTGTAGTGCACGGTTAAATCAACAACTAGACTAAAGACGACTCCATATCATTAACATTCTCATTCATTGCAATACTGTTTCTGCCATCGATTTTCTCCTCACCATCATCACTCCTtcaaatattcattttaaCTATAGTTTGTTTTCATGCTATAATGATTCTATATTTCTATCAAACAATAGTTACAGAATTTCTTtgcttaagaaaataatatatatttaaatctaTAATATTCACGACTAATAGACGTTAATTGCAAGTGGTGTAAGATCtgtatatgatatatattttctttcacgATCACAAACTGTACATGAtgtttctttctcaaacaTCTATACAACAAAAGCTTCATTATTATTGCCAGAGAATAATTATGCTTaatatgtgattttgttttaggattttttttttttaaatatatcttgaaaaatgattctaaagctttttttttttttttgataaaggtGTATTTGTTTCTCCTATAAATTAAGCCATCTTCTCAACCAAACTCTTCACTCACCAAAGCATCACATAACACTCACACACacactttctcttctcttattttctcagttcttttaactcttttctctACATATATTCAAATGGCCACCATCGAGGTATGCAAACatatattcttaaaatttcaacCAAATTTATTTCGTTGGTCTAACGTTTGATTAGCGATCCAagcaaacaaatcaaaatcggAATATATGTATTCACTTGCTTTAATACAGACTAACTATATGCTAAAGTTTACATAATGATCATGTATTCTGTTGAAGGCTAACTAAAACAGACTACATGCCGTTTATTATATCCtttattatatcaaataaaaacctCACGCAGTTTTGAATTGATCTATATAATCTaagttttgaagtttgaaaCAATGGTTTTTGTAGGTTGAACAAGTGACTCCAGTAGCAGCTGAGAACATCGAGGTGCCACCACCAAAGGCTGTGGAGTCGGAGGAAGTCACCACCGTCTCCGAGTCTCTTCCAGCTCCGGTAACAGAATCTCAAGCGCCTGTCGAAGTAACAACTAAAGATTTGGTCGtggaagagacagagaaaccaatcgaagaaacagaggaagctcAAGTTGAAACTCCGGAGGTTGTGGAGatcaagaaagatgaagaagctccGGTTGAAACTCCGGTGGTTGTGGAGGATGagagcaaaacagaggaagttgTAGAGgcgaagaaagaggaagaagtagaagaaaagaagacagAGGAAGCTCCAGTGGTtgtggaggaagagaagaagccaGAGGCAGAGGAGGAGAAACCCGCCGTGGAAGCCTCCGTGACAGCTCCAGTGGAGAAGGCTGATGAGtaaatgtgaagaaaaaaactgtcttttgaaagacaaaagaagaagaaaatgttagCAAGTAATTTATTTGCTACTTTAAGTACTTTGTGtcttgttatgtttttgaGTCTATGACTCTTCttgcttt
This sequence is a window from Arabidopsis thaliana chromosome 1 sequence. Protein-coding genes within it:
- a CDS encoding Vacuolar calcium-binding protein-like protein (Vacuolar calcium-binding protein-related; INVOLVED IN: response to cadmium ion, response to salt stress; LOCATED IN: cellular_component unknown; EXPRESSED IN: 23 plant structures; EXPRESSED DURING: 13 growth stages; Has 21787 Blast hits to 9668 proteins in 1087 species: Archae - 111; Bacteria - 3941; Metazoa - 6730; Fungi - 2179; Plants - 741; Viruses - 179; Other Eukaryotes - 7906 (source: NCBI BLink).); amino-acid sequence: MATIEVEQVTPVAAENIEVPPPKAVESEEVTTVSESLPAPVTESQAPVEVTTKDLVVEETEKPIEETEEAQVETPEVVEIKKDEEAPVETPVVVEDESKTEEVVEAKKEEEVEEKKTEEAPVVVEEEKKPEAEEEKPAVEASVTAPVEKADE